The stretch of DNA CGGGCAAAAATTTAACGAAGAAGTTTTGCGTAAAATAGAAGAAGTGCGAAAAAACTGCCAAAATTGTATAATAGAAAGCGATGGCGGGATGAATGAAGAAACAGCTTTAAAGGCAGTTCAGGCCGGCGCAAATCTGATTGCCGCGGCCTCCGCGATATTTAACGATAATATTGAAGAATCTTTTAGAAGATTAAAATCAGCCGTTAACGGATAACCGCGTTTGGCTGATGTTGATATTAATCATGCATTTACACGACGATAAAATCAAAGGATTGGAAGAAATAGCCAATAAAATTCGGCAATCTATCATTGAAATGCTTATCAAAGCGGGCTCGGGGCATTCGGCCGGCCCTTTGGGCATGGCGGATGTTTTTACTTTGATGTATTTTCATGTTTTAAAGCATGATCCGAAAAATCCTGACTGGCCAGAGCGCGACCGGCTGGTTCTTTCCAACGGCCATATTTGTCCTGCGCAGTACGCGGCGATGGCGCACGCGGGGTATTTTCCGATAAAAGAATTAAATACTTTGCGCAAATTAGGCAGTCGCTTGCAAGGCCACCCTCATCGTTCAGCTTTACCCGGTTTGGAAACGACTTCCGGGCCTTTGGGTTCCGGCCTTTCGCAAGCCGTGGGAATGGCGATTGCTTTGCGGATGGACAGTAAGAAAAACATCGTCTATTGCCTGATGTCTGACGGCGAACATGACGCTGGCCAGACTTGGGAAGCGGCAATGCTGGCCGGCCGCGAAAAATTATGGAATTTAATCGCGATAATGGACCGAAATAATATTCAGATAGACGGCAATACTGAAGACGTAATGCCTTTGGAACCGCTTCGCGAAAAATACGAATCGTTCGGCTGGCATGTGATTGACGCCGGCGGGCATGATTTTCAGGAGCTTAATTCGGCAATTGAAGAAGCAAAAGCGGTTTATGAAAAGCCGGCCATGATTATCGCCCACACCATTCCCGGCAAAGGCGTTGAATATATGGAGCGCGATTTTCGCTGGCACGGCAATCCGCCCGGCAAAGGTCCGGAAGATAAATTTTTGAAAGACAAGCAAGGTCCGGAAGCCCTTAAAGAATTAAGGACATTATGGGGACGCATTAAAAGCGAACACGAATAATAGAAAGTTAAAAATTAAAATTCAATCCGTCGGCTGGCGGACAAAATTAAAAATGATTAACAAAAACGTAAAATTAGTTAAAGAAATTTTTGATTTAAAAAAAATCAGCCAGGCGCCGACGAGGAACGGTTATGGCGAAGGTTTGATTGAAGCCGGAAAGAAAAATAAAAACATCGTGGTGCTTTGCGCGGATTTGACCGAGTCCACGCGCTCGGAAGCGTTTAAAAAAGAATTTTCGGATCGTTTCATTGAATTAGGCGTGGCGGAGCAAAATATGGCGTCAGTCGCCTCGGGAATGGCTCTCATCGGCAAAATTCCGTTTATTTCTTCTTACGCTATGTTCAGTCCGGGCAGAAATTGGGAACAGATCAGAACAACGATTGCTTATAATAATACTCATGTGGTGATTGCCGGCGCGCATGCCGGAGTTTCGGTTGGGCCGGACGGCGCGACGCATCAAGCCATTGAAGATATCGCGATTACCCGAGTTATGCCGAATATGTCCGTGATCGTGCCTTGCGACGCGATTGAAGCAAAAAAAGCCACGATGGCTTCGGCGGGGTTAAAAGGCGCGGTTTATCTTCGTTTTGCCCGTGAAAAAACGCCGGTTTTTACAACTTTGGAAACATCTTTTAAGATCGGCAAAGCGGAAATTTTCTGGGATTTTAACAAAAAGCCGGATGTGGCGATAATTGCTTGCGGACCGCTTTTACATAACGCCATTTTAGCCGCGGCTGAACTTGAAAAAGAAGGAATCGCGGCGCGAGTCATCAATAATCACACTATAAAACCAATGGATGAGGAAACCATAATTAAGGCGGCAAAAGACGCGGGAGCTGTGGTCACCGTGGAAGAACATCAGATAAACGGCGGAATGGGATCGGCAGTGGCGGAGGTTTTGGCAAGAAATTATCCGGCGCCGATTGAATTTGTCGGCGTGGAGAACAGATTTGGAGAGTCGGGAGAACCGAATGAATTGATTGAACATTTCGGAATGGGAGTAAAACATATTAAAAAAGCGGCCAAAAAAGTTTTAAAAAGAAAATAAATAATAAAATGTTTGAACAAAAGTTTGATTTTATCGCGATTGGCGACACGACCACCGACGCTTTCATCCGTTTAAAAGAAGCGTCGGCGCATATTGATATTGACAAAGGCGCGAGGGAAATTTGTATGAAATTCGCGGATAAGATTCCTTATGAAGAAGTTATTGTCGTTCCGGCGGTGGGGAACAGCGCGAATGCTTCTGTGGCCGCGGCGCGCCTCGGATTGAAAAGCGCGCTCGTTTCCAACATCGGCGGTGATTATTTTGGCAAAGAATGTCTTGCTGTTTTAAAAAAAGAAGCCGTTGCCTTAAAATTCATTAAAATCCATAAAGGCCAAAAAACGAATTACCATTATATTTTATGGTTTGAGGATGACCGGACTATTTTGATAAAACATGAAGAATTTAAATACGAATTACCCGACATTAACAGCCCCGGCTGGATTTATTTATCGTCTCTTGGCGGAAATTCTTCGTCTTTTCATAAAAAAGTTGAAGAATTTTTATCCGAACATCCGAAGATTAAAGTCGCGTTCCAGCCCGGAACTTTTCAGATGAAAATGGGCGTGGAAGCGCTGAAGGAGATTTATCGGCGAAGCGACGTTTTTTTGTGCAATAAAGAAGAATCGCAGAGGATTTTAAAAACAGAAGAAAATGACGTTAAAAAACTTCTTTTTATGATTCGGGAATTAGGGCCGAAAATTGCCGTTATTACCGACGGCATTAAAGGCGCGTACGCTTTTGACGGCGTGAATGCCTGGTTTATGCCGCCATATCCTGACCCGAAGCCGCCTTTTGAAAGAACCGGCGCGGGCGACGCTTTTTCTTCCACTTTTGTCGTCGCTTTGGCTTGCGGCCAATTCATTGAAGATGCGCTTCGCTGGGCTCCCATTAATGCTATGTCCGTGGTTCAGCAGGTTGGCGCGCGAGCCGGCCTTCTTTCCCGTTCTCAATTGGAACAATATCTGAAAGAAGCCCCTTCATACTATAAGCCGGAGAAAATTTAATTATATGGCGGACTTAAACGGATTTTTAAAAAAAGCGGCAGAAGAGGGCTGGGCCTTGGGGCATTTTAATATTTCCAATCTGGAGCAGCTGCGCGCTATTTTAAACGCAGCTCAATCCGCGATGGCTCCTATTCATATCGGCACCTCCGAAGGAGAACGTGGTTTTATCGGCTTAAAGCAGGCGGTTTATCTGATCAGGGCTTTTCGCGAAGAAACAGGCCTGCCGATTTTTTTAAACGCGGATCATTGTAAAAGCGTTGCTTCGGCTAAGGAAGCGGCGGATGCCGGATACGAATCAATTCATATTGATCTTTCAACCGAGCCGTTTGAAGAAAATATCAAAGGGACGAAAGAAGCGGTGGAATACGCCAAATCTAAAAATAAAAATATTTCCGTGGAAGGCGAACTTGGTTTTTTAAGAGGCGAATCAAAAATTCAGAAAGAAGTTGTTGAAATAAAACCGGCAGATTTTACAAAAATAAAAGAAGCCGAAGAATTCGTCAAAAAAACCGGTGTAGACCGTCTGGCGCCGGTGGTCGGAAACATTCACGGCATTGCCGCCAATGAACCGAAATTGGACATTGAACGGATCAGAAAAATTCACGAGGCATTGCCGGAAATTACTTTGGTTCTTCATGGCGGCTCCGGCATTCCCGATGATCAAATAAAAGAAGCGATTAAAGCCGGCATTAGCAACATTCACGTCAATACGGAAATAAGAGTGGCTTACAGCGCGGCTTTGCGCCGAACTCTCGCACAAAAACCCGAAGAAACCACGCCTTATAAATTATTTTCGGAAGCAATTAAGGCCGTGGAAGAAAAAGTAAAAGAAAAATTAACGCTATTCAACAGCGTCAATAGGATTTAAAATTGATTAAACAGGCAGTTGATTTTTTAGCTGTTTTTTATTAAACTGTTTTTATGCTGCTAAAAGTTCAGGAACGGAAAATTAAAGGAAAAAAAGTAAAAACTTTGCGCCAGCAAGGCTTGATTCCCGCTGTTCTTTACGGCGGAAACGAAAAAGAGAATACGCTTTTCAGCGTGGAAAATAATGAATTTAAAAAAGTATGGAATGAAGCGGGCGGTTCTTCGGTGATAGAATTGGAAACTCCGGCCGGAAAAAAAAATGTTTTAATCCAGGATGTGGCGTTTAATCCTTTAAAAGGCGAGCCGCTTCATATTGATTTTTACGCCGTTAGAATGGATAAACTTATTACAACGGCCGTGCCGATAGTTTTTAAAGGGGAATCTCCGGCGGTGAAAAATTTAGGCGGCATTTTGGTAAAAGTCGTGCATGAGCTTGAAGTTGAAGCCTTGCCTCAGAATTTGCCTTCGGAAATTTTAATTGATATTTCCGGCTTGGCGAATTTAAACGATCATTTTATTGTCGGCGATCTTGATTTGGAAAAAAGCGTTAAAATCAAGGCGGAAAAAGACGAAGTCATCGTTTTGGTTAAAGCGCAGGAAGAAGAAAAAGAAGAAGAAAAAGAACTCGCTCTTGAAGATATTGAAGTGGAAGCGAAAGGTAAAAAAGAAAAAGATGAAGAAGCCGGCGCAACGGCGTTATCGGAAAAATTGCCGGAAAAGCCGTTGGAAAAATCAAAAAGTGAAAAAAAGTAAAAGCGTAATGTTTTTTAGAAAATTTCAAACTTTTGTTTTAATTTTTATTTTTATAACGGGCGCTTTTTTAAGCGTCCGTTCCGCGTTTTCTCAAAGCCAAACCGTTGACCCCGTTAGAGGTAAGATTCCGGAGGAATCTGCCGGTTTGCCGTTAGCAAATCGGACCTCTAACGGGGTTGATCCGGCCGCGATTTTGGAACAACGGGCTAAACTGCTGGAAGAAGAAAAGGAAGTGGAAGAACAGATTGGCGGATTGATGGTTATTATTCAAAATAAACAAGGGGAAACCGCCAGTTTGGAGCGCGATATCGCCATTATTAACGCCGAGATTAAAAAAGCAAAACTGGCCATTAAAGCCAGAACTCTGACGATTGATAATCTTAATTCATCAATCGGAGAAAAATCTAAATTTATTGTTAAACTTTTAGACAAACAAGAGCGCGAAAAAGAATCTTTAGCCGAGCTTTTGCGGCAATTGAATGAATTTGGAGACACCACTTTAGTGGAGATTATTTTGGGTTATGAAAATCTTTCCGATTTTTTCGTGAATATGGATTCTTTGGATTTTCTTCAAAAATTCATTCAGGATTCTTTTGACGAAATTAAAATAACAAAAGAGAATACTGAAGAAGAGAAGTCTATTCTGGAAGAAAAAAAGAAAGAAGAATCAGAACTCCGTTATTTGCAGGAGCTTGAGAAAAAAAGAACTGAAGAAAGAGAAAAAGAAAAGAAAAAGATTTTAGAAATTACGCGCGGCGAAGAAAATGAATACCAAAAGCTTTTGGCCAGTCGGAAGAAAGATATTGCTCAAATCAGAAATCAACTTTTTATTTTGCGTGGTTCGGACGCCATTCCTTTTGAAAAAGCCATTGAATACGCCAATATCTCATTTAAGGCAACAGGCGTGCGCCCAGCTTTTCTTTTGGGAATAATTGCCGAAGAATCCGAATTGGGCGCTAATTTAGGGTCCGGAAATTGGAAAACTGACATGTACGATTGTTATCGCCGAATCGGCTACAATAAGTCGGCGGAAAAACAAAAAACCGCTTTTTTAGCGATTATTTCAGAATTATTTATTGACAGTCCTGATTCAAGGCCGGTTTCCAAAGCGCCGTATTACGGCTGCGGCGGAGCCATGGGGCCGGCGCAGTTTATGCCCGCTACTTGGTGGGATCCGGTTGGCAATACGGGATATAAAAAATTGATCGCTCAATATACCGGCCATAATCCTCCGGACCCGTGGAGTCCGGAAGACGCTTTTATGGCCGCGGCGCTTTTGCTTAAAGACAACGGCGCGGCGGCCGGAGGATTTACCGCGGAACGCCGGGCAGCTTTAAGATATTTAGCCGGCGGCAATTGGAATAAGCCGGCTTACGCTTTTTACGGCGACGACGTGATGGCTTTGGCTAAAAAATATCAAGATCAGATTGATATTTTAACGGAATCTTAATTTTTAAAAGCTTCAATAATTGGATCAAGATCGCCGGCCATTATTTTATCCAGATTATGCCAAGATTTCTTAAGCCGGTGGTCGGTGACGCGGTCTTGAAGAAAATTGTAAGTTCTTATTTTTTCCACCCGTTCCTGGGCGCCGATTTGCTCGCGCCGCGCTTCGCGCGATTCTTTTTCTTCTTTTAAGCGCTGTTCTTCCAAAAGTTTGGCTTTCAAAATGCTCATCGCTTTTTCGCGATTTTTTTGCTGGCTTCTTTCGGCGGAAGAAAAAATGATCAGTCCGCTGGGTTTATGAAGAAGACGGACCGCTGTTTCCACTTTATTGACGTTTTGGCCGCCCGGCCCGCCCGCTCGCGTAAAACTGATTTCCAGATCATTTGGTTTTATTTCCAAATTTTTTTCCGGATAAACGGGAAGAATCGCCACGGAAGCGGTGGAAGTGTGGATGCGGCCGCTTTTTTCCGTTTTTGGCACGCGCTGGATGCGATGGACGCCGCTTTCATTTTTAAGGCGCGAGTAAACGCCTTTTCCTTCAATTTCGTAAACCGCTTCTTTACAGCCGCCTTGTTCGCTTTTTGATTCGTTGATTAAGGAAATTTTATAACCTTTTTTCCCCGCGTATTTTACATACATCGCGGCCAGATCATTGGCAAAAAGAGCGGCTTCTTCGCCGCCGGCGCCGGCCCTGATTTCAAAAATAATCGTCTTAGGATTTTCTTCCGAAGCTGTTTCTTCTTTTTTTGAAATTTGAGCAATTGATCGGGAAAGTTCCTGCAGTTTTTGGGATTTTTCAGAAGTCCAATTTTGCGAGAGTTCTTTAATTAACCGGTCATACTCTTGTTTTAATTTTTCAGATTCCGGATTATTCATTTATTTGTTTTTCGGGATTTGGCTTTGGCTTTTTCCTGGCGCGCTTTGAATTTTTCCACTCGTCCGGCGGTATCAATCAATTTTTCTTTTCCGGTGTAAAAAGGATGGCAAGCGCCGCAAATTTCCACCATAATATTTTTTTTAACGGAACCCACGGTTTTTTTATGGCCGCAAGCGCATTCAATAACGGCCTCATTATAGTATTGGGGATGGATGTCTTTTTTCATAAAGCTATTTTATCTTTTTAGTTGCAAAAACACAAGACTTCGTTTATGATATTATTTATGGTTGTAACTGACCAAGAAAATCAAAATAAAAATGAAAATAATAATTTGGCTGTCATTCAAAGCGAAGAAAAATCAGATTTAACCGCCAAAGGGCAGGAAACCGCGGTTTTAGCCGAATCCGCCATTCCCGAACGCTTTGATCAAGAGCTGGAAAAAATGTTTAAAGCCGGCGTGCATTTCGGCTATTCGCGAAGCCGGCGGCATCCTAAAATGACGCCTTATATTTTCGGTTTGCGGAACAACGCGGAAGTTTTTGATTTGGAAAAAATAAAAGTGAAACTGAAAGAAGCTTCGGCTTTTATCCGAGAGTTGGGAAAAGAGAAGAAAACCGTTGTCTTAGTGGGAACTAAACCGGCTATTCGCGATATCGTGGAAAAGGCGGCGCGAGAAGCCGGCCTGCCTTATGTGAATGAACGCTGGTTGGGCGGTTTTATCACTAATTTTCCCGTCATCAGGAAAAGAATGGATTATTATGAGAATTTAAAAAATGAAAAAGAAAGCGGCGGCCTGGAAAAATACACCAAAAAGGAACGTTTGGAAATCGCGAAAGAATTAGCGGTACTGGGAAGAAATTTTGA from Candidatus Niyogibacteria bacterium encodes:
- a CDS encoding lytic murein transglycosylase, whose translation is MKKSKSVMFFRKFQTFVLIFIFITGAFLSVRSAFSQSQTVDPVRGKIPEESAGLPLANRTSNGVDPAAILEQRAKLLEEEKEVEEQIGGLMVIIQNKQGETASLERDIAIINAEIKKAKLAIKARTLTIDNLNSSIGEKSKFIVKLLDKQEREKESLAELLRQLNEFGDTTLVEIILGYENLSDFFVNMDSLDFLQKFIQDSFDEIKITKENTEEEKSILEEKKKEESELRYLQELEKKRTEEREKEKKKILEITRGEENEYQKLLASRKKDIAQIRNQLFILRGSDAIPFEKAIEYANISFKATGVRPAFLLGIIAEESELGANLGSGNWKTDMYDCYRRIGYNKSAEKQKTAFLAIISELFIDSPDSRPVSKAPYYGCGGAMGPAQFMPATWWDPVGNTGYKKLIAQYTGHNPPDPWSPEDAFMAAALLLKDNGAAAGGFTAERRAALRYLAGGNWNKPAYAFYGDDVMALAKKYQDQIDILTES
- a CDS encoding 50S ribosomal protein L25 encodes the protein MLLKVQERKIKGKKVKTLRQQGLIPAVLYGGNEKENTLFSVENNEFKKVWNEAGGSSVIELETPAGKKNVLIQDVAFNPLKGEPLHIDFYAVRMDKLITTAVPIVFKGESPAVKNLGGILVKVVHELEVEALPQNLPSEILIDISGLANLNDHFIVGDLDLEKSVKIKAEKDEVIVLVKAQEEEKEEEKELALEDIEVEAKGKKEKDEEAGATALSEKLPEKPLEKSKSEKK
- a CDS encoding carbohydrate kinase family protein, with the protein product MFEQKFDFIAIGDTTTDAFIRLKEASAHIDIDKGAREICMKFADKIPYEEVIVVPAVGNSANASVAAARLGLKSALVSNIGGDYFGKECLAVLKKEAVALKFIKIHKGQKTNYHYILWFEDDRTILIKHEEFKYELPDINSPGWIYLSSLGGNSSSFHKKVEEFLSEHPKIKVAFQPGTFQMKMGVEALKEIYRRSDVFLCNKEESQRILKTEENDVKKLLFMIRELGPKIAVITDGIKGAYAFDGVNAWFMPPYPDPKPPFERTGAGDAFSSTFVVALACGQFIEDALRWAPINAMSVVQQVGARAGLLSRSQLEQYLKEAPSYYKPEKI
- a CDS encoding class II fructose-bisphosphate aldolase, which codes for MADLNGFLKKAAEEGWALGHFNISNLEQLRAILNAAQSAMAPIHIGTSEGERGFIGLKQAVYLIRAFREETGLPIFLNADHCKSVASAKEAADAGYESIHIDLSTEPFEENIKGTKEAVEYAKSKNKNISVEGELGFLRGESKIQKEVVEIKPADFTKIKEAEEFVKKTGVDRLAPVVGNIHGIAANEPKLDIERIRKIHEALPEITLVLHGGSGIPDDQIKEAIKAGISNIHVNTEIRVAYSAALRRTLAQKPEETTPYKLFSEAIKAVEEKVKEKLTLFNSVNRI
- a CDS encoding transketolase family protein, which encodes MINKNVKLVKEIFDLKKISQAPTRNGYGEGLIEAGKKNKNIVVLCADLTESTRSEAFKKEFSDRFIELGVAEQNMASVASGMALIGKIPFISSYAMFSPGRNWEQIRTTIAYNNTHVVIAGAHAGVSVGPDGATHQAIEDIAITRVMPNMSVIVPCDAIEAKKATMASAGLKGAVYLRFAREKTPVFTTLETSFKIGKAEIFWDFNKKPDVAIIACGPLLHNAILAAAELEKEGIAARVINNHTIKPMDEETIIKAAKDAGAVVTVEEHQINGGMGSAVAEVLARNYPAPIEFVGVENRFGESGEPNELIEHFGMGVKHIKKAAKKVLKRK
- the rpsB gene encoding 30S ribosomal protein S2, which translates into the protein MILFMVVTDQENQNKNENNNLAVIQSEEKSDLTAKGQETAVLAESAIPERFDQELEKMFKAGVHFGYSRSRRHPKMTPYIFGLRNNAEVFDLEKIKVKLKEASAFIRELGKEKKTVVLVGTKPAIRDIVEKAAREAGLPYVNERWLGGFITNFPVIRKRMDYYENLKNEKESGGLEKYTKKERLEIAKELAVLGRNFDSLLALKKLPDALLIVDPENEKTAAKEAADKKIPVVAILNSDSNPENISYPIPANDASRASVDYLLSKITEAYQEITDAPKT
- a CDS encoding PCRF domain-containing protein; its protein translation is MNNPESEKLKQEYDRLIKELSQNWTSEKSQKLQELSRSIAQISKKEETASEENPKTIIFEIRAGAGGEEAALFANDLAAMYVKYAGKKGYKISLINESKSEQGGCKEAVYEIEGKGVYSRLKNESGVHRIQRVPKTEKSGRIHTSTASVAILPVYPEKNLEIKPNDLEISFTRAGGPGGQNVNKVETAVRLLHKPSGLIIFSSAERSQQKNREKAMSILKAKLLEEQRLKEEKESREARREQIGAQERVEKIRTYNFLQDRVTDHRLKKSWHNLDKIMAGDLDPIIEAFKN
- the rpmE gene encoding 50S ribosomal protein L31: MKKDIHPQYYNEAVIECACGHKKTVGSVKKNIMVEICGACHPFYTGKEKLIDTAGRVEKFKARQEKAKAKSRKTNK
- a CDS encoding transketolase yields the protein MHLHDDKIKGLEEIANKIRQSIIEMLIKAGSGHSAGPLGMADVFTLMYFHVLKHDPKNPDWPERDRLVLSNGHICPAQYAAMAHAGYFPIKELNTLRKLGSRLQGHPHRSALPGLETTSGPLGSGLSQAVGMAIALRMDSKKNIVYCLMSDGEHDAGQTWEAAMLAGREKLWNLIAIMDRNNIQIDGNTEDVMPLEPLREKYESFGWHVIDAGGHDFQELNSAIEEAKAVYEKPAMIIAHTIPGKGVEYMERDFRWHGNPPGKGPEDKFLKDKQGPEALKELRTLWGRIKSEHE